Proteins encoded together in one Acipenser ruthenus chromosome 22, fAciRut3.2 maternal haplotype, whole genome shotgun sequence window:
- the LOC117431454 gene encoding myosin-11-like isoform X1 — MAKKADGALSEDEKFLFLDKNFINSPLAQADWAAKKLVWVPSEKQGFEAASIKEERGDEVVVELAENGKKVTINKDDIQKMNPPKFSKVEDMAELTCLNEASVLHNLRERYFSGLIYTYSGLFCVVVNPYKMLPIYSEKIIEMYKGKKRHEIPPHIYSIADNAYRNMLQEREDQSILCTGESGAGKTENTKKVIQYLAVIASSHKGKKETSITQQPGTQFGFGELEKQLLQANPILEAFGNAKTIKNDNSSRFGKFIRINFDVTGYIVGANIETYLLEKSRCIRQAKIERAFHIFYYLLAGAGEQQRKDLLLEGFGDYRFLMAGHVPVPGASDSEMFEETLEAMSIMGFNEEEQTGILKIVSSVLQLGNIEFKKERNNDQASMPDNTAAQKVCHLLGINVTDFTRAILTPRIKVGREVVQKAQTKEQADFAVEALAKAKYDRLFKWILARVNKALDKTKRQGASFLGILDIAGFEIFEVNSFEQLCINFTNEKLQQLFNHTMFILEQEEYKREGIEWNFIDFGLDLQPCIELIERPNNPPGILALLDEECWFPKATDTSFVEKLCSEQANHPKFQKPKQLKDKTEFFVFHYAGQVNYNASEWLTKNMDPLNDNVTALLNNSSSPYVADLWKDVDRIVGLDQMTKMSDSSAPSASKTKKGMFRTVGQLYKESLTKLMTTLRNTNPNFVRCIIPNHEKRSGKLDANLVLEQLRCNGVLEGIRICRQGFPNRVLFQEFRQRYEILAAGSIPKGFMDGKQACAIMIKALELDPNLYRIGQSKIFFRTGVLAHLEEERDMKVTVVIISFQAQARGHLARKAFAKRQQQLTAMKVIQRNCAAYLKLRNWQWWRLFTKVKPLLQVTRQEEEMHLKEDELHRTKELQQKTETELKDLSQKHTQLVEEKNLLQEQLQAETELYAEAEEMRIRLSAKKQELEEILHEMEARIEEEEERNVVLQGEKKKMQQQMQELEEQLEEEEDARQKLQLEKVTAEGKIKKLEDEVLIMDDQNNKLQKEKKLLEERIGDLSTNMAEEEEKSKNLTKLKNKHESMISELEVRLKKEEKARQELDKGKRKLEAESNDLQEQIADLQAQIAELKAQLAKKEEELQNALGRLEDETAQKNNALKKIRELEGHISDLQEDLDSERAARNKAEKYKRDLGEELEALKSELEDTLDSTATQQELRTKREQEVTILKRALEEESRSHEAQMQEMRQKQTQAVEELTEQLEQSKRVKANLDKAKQALEKENGELARDVSSLSQAKQEVEHKRKKLEGQLTDLQAKYNDGEKQKAELGERVSKLSNELDSVTNLLNEAEGKTIKLNKDVSSLSSQLQDTQELLSEETRMKLNVTTRMRQVEEERNTLQEQLDEEVEAKRNVERNISTLNIQLSDSKKKLEEFVSSVELLEEGKKRLQRDLEAANTQFEEKASAYDKLEKTKNRVQQELEDLIVDLDNQRQLVSNLEKKQKKFDQMLAEEKCISNKYADERDRAEAEAREKETRALSLARALDEAQVSREELERINKQLRTEMEDLVSSKDDVGKSVHEMEKSKRALETQVEEMKTQLEELEDELQATEDAKLRLEVNMQALKAQFERDLQGRDEQSEEKRRQLGKQVRELETELEDERKQRVLVGTAKKKLEGDLKEMEGQLEAVTKGRDEAIKQLRKIQGQVKDFQRELEDACNAREEVLATAKESEKKAKSLEAELMQLQEDLAAAERARKQAEAERDELADELSSNTSGKSAIVDEKRRLEAKISALEEELEEEQSSMEMLNDRLKKAMQQTEQLNNELASERSTSQKNESARQQLERQNKELKAKLQEMEGAIKSKFKTSITSLEAKVQGLEEQLEQEAREKQASVKGLRQKEKKLKDMLMQVEDERKQAEQYKDQAEKANARVKQLKRQLEESEEEAQRITAARRKLQRELDEATESSEAMSREVAALKNKLRRGNEVSFSAPRRGGGGGGRRGVIEAGGSDEEADGHDRDFNGTKASE, encoded by the exons ATGGCAAAGAAGGCAGACGGTGCCCTGAGCGAGGATGAGAAGTTCCTCTTCCTGGACAAGAACTTCATTAACAGCCCACTGGCACAGGCTGACTGGGCTGCCAAGAAGCTGGTGTGGGTCCCATCTGAGAAGCAGGGCTTCGAGGCAGCCAGCATCAAGGAGGAGCGCGGGGATGAGGTGGTGGTGGAGCTGGCTGAGAATGGCAAGAAGGTGACCATCAACAAGGACGACATCCAGAAGATGAACCCTCCCAAGTTCAGCAAGGTGGAGGACATGGCCGAGCTCACCTGCCTCAACGAGGCCTCCGTGCTGCACAACCTGAGGGAGAGGTACTTCTCCGGGCTCATCTAC ACTTATTCAGGTCTCTTCTGCGTGGTTGTGAACCcctacaaaatgctgcccatctACTCTGAGAAAATCATTGAAATGTACAAGGGGAAGAAGCGCCACGAGATCCCTCCACATATATACTCCATTGCCGACAACGCATACAGGAACATGTTACAag AGCGTGAAGACCAGTCTATCCTCTGCAC AGGTGAGTCTGGAGCGGGTAAGACAGAGAACACGAAGAAGGTGATTCAGTACCTGGCTGTGATCGCGTCCTCCCACAAAGGCAAGAAGGAGACCAGCATCACT CAACAGCCAGGAACGCAGTTTGGTTTC GGGGAACTGGAGAAGCAGCTGCTCCAGGCCAATCCCATCCTGGAAGCTTTCGGGAATGCCAAGACCATCAAGAACGACAACTCTTCCCGATTC GGTAAATTCATCCGCATCAACTTTGACGTGACTGGCTACATTGTGGGAGCCAATATTGAGACCT ATCTGCTGGAGAAATCCCGTTGTATCCGTCAAGCCAAGATTGAGAGAGCCTTCCACATCTTCTACTATCTGCTGGCAGGGGCTGGAGAGCAGCAACGCA AGGATCTGCTGCTGGAAGGATTTGGGGATTATCGCTTCCTCATGGCAGGGCACGTTCCAGTCCCAGGAGCATCAGACAGTGAGATGTTTGAGGAGACTCTGGAGGCCATGAGCATTATGGGTTTCAACGAGGAAGAGCAGACAG GCATCCTGAAGATTGTCTCCTCTGTTCTGCAGCTTGGAAACATTGAGTTCAAGAAGGAGAGGAACAATGACCAGGCCTCCATGCCTGACAACACAG CCGCCCAGAAAGTGTGCCACCTGCTGGGGATAAACGTGACAGATTTCACACGAGCCATCCTCACCCCACGTATCAAAGTGGGTCGAGAAGTGGTCCAGAAAGCACAGACCAAAGAGCAG GCGGACTTTGCAGTGGAGGCCCTGGCCAAGGCAAAGTACGATCGCCTGTTCAAATGGATTCTGGCTCGCGTCAACAAAGCACTCGACAAAACCAAGAGGCAGGGGGCGTCTTTCCTGGGCATCTTGGATATCGCCGGCTTCGAGATCTTTGAG gtgaACTCCTTCGAGCAGCTCTGCATCAACTTCACCAACGAGAAGCTGCAGCAGCTATTCAACCACACCATGTTCATCCTGGAGCAGGAGGAGTACAAGCGAGAGGGCATCGAGTGGAACTTCATCGACTTCGGCCTGGACCTGCAGCCCTGCATTGAGCTGATCGAGAGACCG AATAACCCCCCAGGTATCCTGGCTCTGCTGGATGAGGAGTGCTGGTTCCCCAAGGCAACAGATACCTCCTTTGTGGAGAAACTCTGCAGTGAGCAAGCCAACCATCCCAAGTTCCAGAAGCCCAAGCAGCTCAAGGACAAAACCGAATTCTTTGTGTTTCACTACGCCGGCCAG GTTAATTACAATGCCAGTGAATGGCTGACGAAGAACATGGACCCCCTGAATGACAACGTAACCGCCCTCCTGAACAACTCCTCCAGCCCATATGTGGCGGACCTCTGGAAAGATG TTGACCGCATCGTTGGGCTGGATCAGATGACGAAAATGTCAGACAGCTCTGCGCCCAGTGCCTCCAAGACCAAGAAGGGCATGTTCCGCACAGTGGGCCAGCTGTACAAAGAGAGCTTGACCAAGCTGATGACCACTTTGAGGAATACCAACCCCAACTTTGTGCGGTGCATCATCCCCAACCACGAGAAGAGG tCTGGGAAGCTGGACGCTAACCTCGTCCTGGAGCAGCTTCGTTGCAATGGCGTCCTGGAAGGGATCAGAATCTGCCGACAAGGGTTCCCCAACCGCGTCCTCTTCCAGGAGTTCCGACAGAG ATACGAAATTCTGGCTGCTGGGTCTATTCCTAAAGGCTTCATGGACGGGAAACAGGCCTGCGCTATTATG ATCAAAGCCCTGGAGCTGGACCCTAACCTCTACCGGATTGGTCAGAGCAAGATCTTCTTCCGCACGGGAGTGCTGGCTCACCTGGAAGAGGAACGAGACATGAAGGTCACGGTCGTCATCATTTCCTTCCAGGCCCAGGCCCGTGGCCACCTTGCCAGGAA GGCATTCGCTAAGAGACAGCAGCAGCTGACTGCTATGAAGGTGATACAGAGAAATTGTGCTGCCTACCTGAAACTGCGCAACTGGCAGTGGTGGAGACTGTTCACCAAG GTCAAGCCACTGCTGCAGGTCACCCGACAGGAGGAGGAAATGCACTTGAAAGAAGACGAGCTGCACAGAACCAAGGAGTTGCAGCAGAAGACAGAGACGGAGCTGAAGGATCTGTCTCAGAAACATACACAG CTGGTAGAGGAGAAGAATCTCCTCCAGGAGCAGCTGCAGGCAGAGACAGAACTGTACGCAGAGGCAGAGGAGATGCGGATTCGATTGTCCGCCAAGAAACAGGAGCTGGAGGAGATCCTGCATGAGATGGAGGCTCGtattgaggaggaggaggaacgcAACGTGGTGCTGCAGGGAGAGAAGAAGAAGATGCAGCAGCAGATGCAG GAGCTGGAGGAGCagctggaagaggaggaggacGCCCGTCAGAAGCTGCAGCTGGAGAAGGTGACGGCCGAGGGCAAGATCAAGAAACTGGAGGATGAAGTCCTGATCATGGATGACCAGAACAACAAGCTGCAGAAG GAGAAGAAGCTGTTGGAGGAGAGAATTGGGGACTTAAGCACAAACATGGCAGAAGAGGAAGAGAAATCCAAGAACCTGACCAAGCTGAAGAACAAACACGAGTCCATGATCTCCGAGCTCGAAG TGCGTCTCAAGAAGGAGGAGAAGGCTCGTCAGGAGCTGGACAAGGGGAAGCGGAAGCTGGAAGCAGAGTCGAACGATCTCCAAGAGCAGATTGCCGACCTCCAGGCTCAGATCGCCGAGCTGAAGGCACAGTTGGCCAAGAAAGAGGAGGAGCTGCAGAATGCCCTGGGGCG GCTGGAGGATGAGACAGCTCAGAAGAACAATGCACTGAAGAAGATCCGGGAGCTGGAGGGGCACATCTCAGACCTGCAGGAGGACCTGGACTCGGAGCGTGCCGCTCGCAACAAGGCTGAGAAATACAAGCGGGACCTGGGGGAGGAGCTGGAGGCACTCAAGAGTGAGCTGGAGGATACCCTGGACAGCACAGCTACGCAGCAGGAGCTCCG GACAAAGCGTGAGCAGGAAGTGACAATCCTGAAGAGGGCTCTGGAGGAGGAGAGCCGCAGCCACGAGGCACAAATGCAGGAAATgcgacagaaacaaacacaggcTGTGGAGGAGCTCACTGAACAGCTGGAGCAGTCCAAGCGG GTGAAGGCTAACCTGGACAAGGCGAAGCAGGCTCTGGAGAAGGAGAATGGCGAGTTGGCCAGGGATGTGAGCTCACTGTCTCAGGCCAAGCAGGAGGTAGAACACAAGAGGAAGAAGCTGGAAGGGCAGCTGACCGACCTGCAGGCCAAATACAACGATGGGGAGAAACAGAAAGCAGAGCTGGGAGAGCGTGTTTCCAAACTGTCG AATGAGCTGGACAGCGTAACCAATCTCCTAAACGAGGCTGAGGGGAAAACCATCAAACTGAACAAGGATGTGTCCAGTCTAAGCTCCCAGCTCCAGGACACACAG GAACTGCTGTCAGAGGAGACTCGTATGAAGCTGAACGTGACCACCCGGATGAGACAGGTGGAGGAAGAGCGAAACACACTGCAGGAGCAGCTGGATGAAGAGGTCGAGGCCAAGCGAAACGTGGAGAGGAACATCTCCACACTCAACATACAG CTATCAGATTCAAAGAAGAAGCTAGAAGAGTTTGTGAGCTCTGTGGAGCTGCTGGAAGAGGGGAAGAAACGCTTGCAGCGTGACCTGGAGGCAGCAAACACACAGTTCGAGGAGAAGGCCTCAGCCTATGACAAGCTGGAGAAGACCAAGAACCGCGTGCAGCAAGAGCTGGAAGACCTGATTGTGGATCTAGACAACCAGAGACAGCTGGTCTCCAATCTggagaagaagcagaagaagttTGACCAG ATGCTGGCGGAAGAAAAGTGCATCTCCAACAAGTATGCAGATGAACGGGACCGTGCTGAGGCGGAGGCCCGCGAGAAGGAGACACGAGCTCTGTCCCTGGCCCGGGCACTGGATGAGGCCCAAGTCTCCCGCGAGGAGCTTGAGAGGATCAATAAGCAGCTCCGCACTGAGATGGAAGATCTGGTCAGCTCCAAGGATGACGTTGGCAAGAGC GTCCACGAGATGGAGAAGTCGAAGCGCGCTCTGGAGACGCAGGTGGAGGAGATGAAGACCCAGCTGGAGGAGCTGGAGGATGAGTTGCAGGCCACCGAGGACGCCAAGCTCCGACTGGAGGTCAACATGCAGGCACTCAAGGCCCAGTTTGAGAGGGACCTGCAGGGGCGTGACGAGCAGAGCGAGGAGAAGAGGAGGCAGCTGGGAAAACAG GTGCGTGAACTTGAGACAGAGCTGGAGGACGAGCGTAAGCAGCGAGTCCTGGTGGGCACCGCCAAGAAGAAGCTGGAAGGAGATCTCAAGGAAATGGAAGGGCAGCTGGAAGCCGTCACCAAGGGACGAGATGAAGCCATCAAACAGCTCCGCAAGATCCAG GGCCAGGTGAAAGACTTCCAGCGGGAGCTTGAGGACGCGTGCAACGCCCGGGAGGAAGTGTTGGCCACCGCCAAGGAGAGCGAGAAGAAAGCAAAGAGTTTGGAGGCAGAGCTGATGCAGCTGCAGGAG gaTCTGGCAGCAGCAGAGCGTGCTCGGAAACAGGCAGAGGCTGAGAGGGATGAGTTAGCCGACGAACTGTCCAGCAACACATCTGGAAA GTCAGCAATAGTGGACGAAAAGCGGCGTCTAGAGGCCAAGATCTCTGCCCtggaggaggagctggaggaggaACAGAGCAGCATGGAGATGCTCAATGACAGGCTGAAGAAAGCAATGCAGCAG aCGGAACAGCTGAACAACGAGTTGGCATCGGAGCGCAGCACCTCCCAGAAGAACGAGAGTGCCCGGCAGCAGCTTGAGCGGCAGAATAAGGAGCTCAAGGCCAAGCTGCAGGAGATGGAGGGAGCCATCAAGTCCAAATTCAAGACCTCTATCACCTCACTGGAGGCCAAGGTCCAAGGGCTGGAGGAGCAGCTGGAGCAGGAAGCCAG GGAGAAACAGGCATCCGTCAAGGGGCTTAGACAGAAGGAGAAGAAGCTGAAGGATATGTTGATGCAGGTGGAGGATGAGAGGAAACAGGCCGAGCAGTACAAAGACCAG GCGGAGAAGGCAAACGCGCGGGTGAAGCAGCTCAAGAGGCAGCTGGAGGAGTCTGAGGAGGAGGCCCAGCGCATCACCGCTGCCCGCAGGAAGCTGCAGCGCGAGCTTGACGAGGCCACAGAGTCCAGCGAGGCCATGAGCCGCGAGGTCGCAGCCCTGAAGAACAAGCTCAG GCGAGGGAACGAGGTCTCCTTCAGCGCTCCGCGTCGAGGAGGCGGCGGAGGTGGCCGACGCGGAGTCATTGAAGCGGGCGGTTCAGACGAGGAGGCTGACGGGCATGACAGAGATTTCAACGGGACAAAAGCCAGCGAATGA